A section of the Malania oleifera isolate guangnan ecotype guangnan chromosome 2, ASM2987363v1, whole genome shotgun sequence genome encodes:
- the LOC131147890 gene encoding protein SIEL, with product MEQLVRSTCVHALTVSPNVQALASARSLIINLSSSDSTLSSLLETLARFLELHGHHHPHLLHHALTLLADLVHRHSIFSPLVFDLVRKHSLLDGNSTRLVGQSLSLLATVANLDRSLVPAMDEIGEGLFLSMCFRPSVSVRLCMLFNAERFRVRPSVLLTVFLGFTKDPYPYVRRLALDGLVGLCKSMVLENRGFIEGCYSRAVELLYDVEDCIRSAAIRAVIEWGLKFVELHAEASRGDWSDVVFIQVCSMVRDMSMKVRVEAFDALGRIGMVSEDILLQTLSKKVLGIIKEKKYFDHYSKELQAQTSGFAGVFVHGLEDEFYEVRRSACHALQSLTLLSTEFAGESINLLTNVLNDDSIVVRLQALETMHHMAACDSLKVQEIHMHMFLSSLVDNSTLIRSGARKILRLIHLPNFDMFKSCIDGLQENLEMYPQDEADVLSVLFKIGQMHGNFVLCIIKDTFPEIEPSCQCKIDFDSPKVVSLIMLAISAPLSHEEPPVSIPPILFSYAVTFLGRISHALSDVMSQSTLLAYFSNCSRSTISSAAEFDTKEEDIFLNLSGGDLLNCRSDQIATSPVECPLTEHDEITESINFIFSKVMGLWPLIQSGCMGEVLRTLRNCKEELARFTMDSLGCAALAFTSKYLRVVKLLGSVWQLFLPPTKILSCRMGHLDLLLGKLDRSLTEMRNRFIGLSKEEELHVLELILIACILRLSKAGICCQYTTLKMYSTISHVKFLCKEGSIQPSDFVIEVEKLLSEVGVSTDEVSESPFLFKRLLDFFSLKRFVFGGSLKHIKAELDVPGYDSVNPLPFISGLPVGIPFEITLYNVLSKSILWLKMTLDKELTQFVFLDHVQYGDSSEVRKFKFVAPFYRTPRAISFKMRVFIGVECVSEEVCFVKRCGGPKHQLACISHEKEVYLSMLKRD from the exons ATGGAGCAGCTAGTTCGCAGCACTTGCGTACATGCTCTCACCGTCTCTCCAAACGTGCAAGCACTAGCTTCCGCACGGTCCCTCATCATCAACCTTTCAAGCTCCGACTCCACCCTCTCCTCTCTCCTCGAAACCCTAGCTCGCTTTCTGGAACTCCATGGTCACCACCACCCTCACCTCCTCCACCACGCCCTCACACTCCTCGCCGACCTCGTCCACCGTCATTCCATTTTCTCACCCCTCGTATTCGACCTAGTCCGCAAGCATTCACTTCTCGATGGTAATTCCACTCGTCTTGTTGGTCAGTCACTTTCTTTGCTAGCCACAGTCGCCAATCTCGACCGAAGCTTGGTGCCAGCCATGGATGAGATTGGCGAAGGTCTCTTTCTTTCAATGTGTTTCCGCCCCTCCGTGTCCGTACGGTTGTGTATGCTTTTCAATGCGGAGAGGTTTCGCGTGCGGCCGTCTGTGTTGCTTAccgtgtttttagggtttacaaagGATCCTTATCCTTATGTGAGAAGACTTGCTCTAGATGGATTAGTTGGTTTGTGCAAATCTATGGTTCTGGAGAATCGAGGTTTTATAGAGGGGTGCTATTCTCGTGCCGTCGAGCTTCTATATGACGTGGAGGACTGCATTAGGTCAGCTGCTATCCGCGCG GTCATTGAGTGGGGACTGAAATTCGTAGAGTTGCATGCAGAGGCAAGTAGAGGAGACTGGTCAGATGTGGTTTTTATCCAG GTCTGCTCTATGGTACGAGATATGAGTATGAAGGTTAGAGTTGAAGCTTTTGATGCCCTTGGGAGGATAGGAATGGTATCTGAAGATATTTTGTTACAAACACTATCCAAGAAGGTCTTGGGGATCatcaaagaaaagaaatattttgaTCACTACTCAAAAGAGCTACAAGCACAGACATCAGGTTTTGCTGGAGTCTTTGTTCATGGGCTTGAGGATGAATTTTACGAG GTACGGAGATCTGCTTGTCATGCTTTGCAGTCACTCACTCTCTTGTCTACTGAGTTTGCTGGTGAATCCATAAACTTGTTGACGAATGTGCTAAACGATGATTCAATAGTGGTCCGGTTACAAGCTTTGGAAACAATGCATCATATGGCAGCATGTGACTCCCTGAAGGTGCAAGAAATACACATGCACATG TTTCTTAGCAGCCTGGTTGACAATAGTACCTTAATAAGATCTGGAGCAAGGAAAATACTTCGATTGATACACCTACCAAATTTTGATATGTTTAAATCATGCATTGATGGTCTTCAAGAAAATTTGGAAATGTATCCACAG GATGAAGCTGATGTTTTATCTGTGTTATTTAAAATTGGTCAAATGCATGGGAACTTTGTGCTCTGCATCATCAAAGACACTTTTCCTGAG ATTGAGCCTTCCTGTCAATGCAAAATTGACTTTGATAGTCCTAAAGTAGTTTCATTGATAATGCTGGCCATCTCAGCTCCACTCTCACATGAGGAACCTCCTGTTAGTATTCCTCCCATACTTTTTTCTTATGCAGTTACATTTCTGGGAAGGATCTCTCATGCTTTGAGTGATGTTATGAGCCAAAGTACCCTTTTGGCTTACTTTTCTAATTGCAGTAGATCCACAATTTCTTCTGCTGCCGAATTTGACACCAAAGAAGAAGATATATTCTTAAATTTGAGTGGAGGTGATCTTCTGAATTGTAGGAGCGATCAGATTGCAACTTCACCAGTAGAGTGCCCTCTGACAGAGCATGATGAAATAACAGAGTCCATTAACTTTATCTTTTCAAAGGTTATGGGTCTGTGGCCATTAATACAATCTGGATGCATGGGTGAAGTACTAAGAACGTTGAG GAATTGCAAGGAGGAGTTGGCAAGATTTACCATGGACTCGCTAGGTTGTGCAGCATTAGCCTTTACATCAAAATATCTCCGTGTAGTGAAACTGCTTGGAAGTGTGTGGCAGCTCTTTCTACCTCCAACaaagatcctttcttgtaggATGGGACACCTGGATCTTTTATTGGGAAAACTTGACAGGAGCCTTACAGAAATGAGGAATAGATTTATTGGGTTAAGTAAAGAGGAGGAGTTACATGTCTTGGAACTGATACTTATAGCTTGTATACTAAGGCTGTCTAAAGCTGGAATCTGTTGCCAGTATACTACTTTGAAGATGTACTCTACAATTTCTCACGTAAAATTTCTTTGTAAAGAAGGATCCATTCAGCCTTCTGATTTTGTTATTGAAGTTGAGAAATTATTGAGTGAAGTTGGTGTCTCTACTGATGAAGTTTCTGAAAGCCCATTTCTGTTTAAGAGGTTACTTGATTTCTTCTCCCTCAAGCGATTTGTGTTCGGTGGAAGTCTCAAGCATATAAAGGCAGAACTGGATGTTCCTGGTTATGACTCTGTAAATCCTCTTCCATTCATTTCAGGTCTACCTGTTGGTATACCATTTGAGATCACCTTGTATAATGTTTTAAGCAAGAGTATACTGTGGCTCAAAATGACTCTGGATAAGGAGTTAACTCAGTTTGTCTTTCTGGATCATGTCCAATATGGAGACAGCAGTGAAGTCAGGAAATTTAAGTTTGTTGCTCCTTTCTATAGAACTCCCAGGGCTATTTCTTTCAAAATGAGGGTGTTTATAGGTGTGGAATGTGTTTCTGAGGAAGTGTGTTTTGTCAAAAGATGTGGGGGTCCGAAACATCAGCTAGCCTGTATTTCCCATGAAAAGGAAGTTTATCTTTCCATGCTCAAGAGAGACTGA